A single window of Papio anubis isolate 15944 chromosome 8, Panubis1.0, whole genome shotgun sequence DNA harbors:
- the TRIB1 gene encoding tribbles homolog 1 isoform X1: MRVGPVRSAMSGASQPRGPALLFPAARGVPAKRLLDADDAAAVAAKCPRLSECSSPPDYLSPPGSPCSPQPPPAAPGTGGGSGSAPGPSRIADYLLLPLAEREHVSRALCIHTGRELRCKVFPIKHYQDKIRPYIQLPSHSNITGIVEVILGETKAYVFFEKDFGDMHSYVRSRKRLREEEAARLFKQIVSAVAHCHQSAVVLGDLKLRKFVFSTEERTQLRLESLEDTHIIKGEDDALSDKHGCPAYVSPEILNTTGTYSGKAADVWSLGVMLYTLLVGRYPFHDSDPSALFSKIRRGQFCIPEHISPKARCLIRSLLRREPSERLTAPEILLHPWFESVLEPGYIDSEIGTSDQIVPEYQEDSDISSFFC; encoded by the exons ATGCGGGTCGGTCCCGTGCGCTCTGCCATGAGCGGCGCCTCGCAACCCCGCGGCCCGGCCCTGCTGTTCCCAGCCGCCCGAGGCGTCCCGGCCAAACGCCTGCTGGACGCCGACGACGCGGCGGCCGTGGCGGCCAAGTGCCCGCGCCTCTCCGAGTGCTCCAGCCCCCCGGACTACCTCAGCCCCCCCGGCTCGCCCTGCAGCCCGCAGCCCCCACCTGCCGCTCCGGGGACCGGCGGCGGCTCCGGGAGCGCGCCGGGGCCCAGCCGCATCGCCGACTACCTGCTGCTGCCCCTAGCCGAGCGCGAGCATGTGTCCCGGGCGCTGTGCATCCACACTGGCCGCGAGCTGCGCTGCAAG GTGTTTCCCATTAAACACTACCAGGACAAAATCAGGCCTTACATCCAGCTGCCATCGCACAGCAACATTACCGGCATTGTGGAAGTGATCCTTGGGGAAACCAAGGCCTACGTCTTCTTTGAGAAGGACTTTGGGGACATGCACTCCTATGTGCGAAGCCGGAAGAGGCTGCGGGAAGAGGAAGCCGCCCGGCTCTTCAAGCAGATTGTCTCTGCTGTCGCACACTGCCACCAGTCAGCCGTCGTGCTGGGGGACCTGAAGCTTAGGAAGTTCGTCTTCTCCACGGAGGAGAG AACCCAGCTCAGACTAGAAAGTCTAGAAGACACACACATAATCAAGGGGGAAGATGATGCGCTGTCAGACAAACATGGCTGCCCAGCCTACGTGAGCCCCGAGATCCTCAACACCACCGGGACGTACTCCGGAAAGGCTGCGGACGTTTGGAGCCTAGGGGTGATGCTTTACACGCTTCTGGTTGGACGATACCCCTTCCATGACTCAGACCCCAGTGCCCTTTTCTCCAAAATTCGACGTGGACAGTTCTGCATTCCTGAACACATTTCCCCCAAAGCCAGGTGCCTCATTCGCAGCCTCTTGAGACGGGAGCCCTCCGAGAGACTCACTGCCCCCGAGATCCTGCTGCACCCCTGGTTTGAGTCTGTCTTGGAACCTGGGTACATCGACTCAGAAATAGGAACTTCAGACCAGATCGTTCCAGAGTACCAGGAGGACAGTGACATTAGTTCCTTCTTCTGCTAA
- the TRIB1 gene encoding tribbles homolog 1 isoform X2, with protein MHSYVRSRKRLREEEAARLFKQIVSAVAHCHQSAVVLGDLKLRKFVFSTEERTQLRLESLEDTHIIKGEDDALSDKHGCPAYVSPEILNTTGTYSGKAADVWSLGVMLYTLLVGRYPFHDSDPSALFSKIRRGQFCIPEHISPKARCLIRSLLRREPSERLTAPEILLHPWFESVLEPGYIDSEIGTSDQIVPEYQEDSDISSFFC; from the exons ATGCACTCCTATGTGCGAAGCCGGAAGAGGCTGCGGGAAGAGGAAGCCGCCCGGCTCTTCAAGCAGATTGTCTCTGCTGTCGCACACTGCCACCAGTCAGCCGTCGTGCTGGGGGACCTGAAGCTTAGGAAGTTCGTCTTCTCCACGGAGGAGAG AACCCAGCTCAGACTAGAAAGTCTAGAAGACACACACATAATCAAGGGGGAAGATGATGCGCTGTCAGACAAACATGGCTGCCCAGCCTACGTGAGCCCCGAGATCCTCAACACCACCGGGACGTACTCCGGAAAGGCTGCGGACGTTTGGAGCCTAGGGGTGATGCTTTACACGCTTCTGGTTGGACGATACCCCTTCCATGACTCAGACCCCAGTGCCCTTTTCTCCAAAATTCGACGTGGACAGTTCTGCATTCCTGAACACATTTCCCCCAAAGCCAGGTGCCTCATTCGCAGCCTCTTGAGACGGGAGCCCTCCGAGAGACTCACTGCCCCCGAGATCCTGCTGCACCCCTGGTTTGAGTCTGTCTTGGAACCTGGGTACATCGACTCAGAAATAGGAACTTCAGACCAGATCGTTCCAGAGTACCAGGAGGACAGTGACATTAGTTCCTTCTTCTGCTAA